The following is a genomic window from Theobroma cacao cultivar B97-61/B2 chromosome 10, Criollo_cocoa_genome_V2, whole genome shotgun sequence.
tatttttgagaaaaatacattaaatatatataaaaaaattattatgtacTATATAATATTTCTAGAGCTTTCAAACTCAGCATACTTTCCATAACCTATGTGACAAATTGACTGTAATATTGTAAtgcagatttttttttacattatttGACCATTTTAGCTTTTAAAAACCTAAATGCTGATGCCCTCAAAAGCACTATCCATGCTGCCATGGATAGGCAAGCAAAGGCTTAAAAAAGCTATTTCCTCACATCGAAAATGCTgctttgattaattatttcagTGGTCCAGAGCGTTCCAATCTGAGGGTCAAAAATCTCACCACCCACCAACCTCGATTCATTCGACCCCATTTGATCATTTCCTCTCTCGCCGCTCTGAACCTTCTATATTAAGACGCGCGAGTAAATAACTCATAGGTTTGTGGAGGGCGTTGTAAGAAGATTAGAGAGCAATGGAAGCACTGCAAGCAGCAAAACCAGTGATCAAAGTGGCTGCCCTTTGTGGGTCTTTGCGTAAAGGCTCTTACAACAGAGGCTTACTTCGTACTGGTAATGTTTCCGCTAAGTCTGGGTTGTTTTTGGATTGGTGATGGTTTCCATTCGAtttgtttatgtttttcttgtttgtaATTTTCAGCTTTGGAGATAAGTAAGGAGTCCATCAATGGGATGCAGATAGAGTACATAGACATATCACCACTTCCCATGCTCAACACGGATCTCGAGGATAATGGGAAGTATCCGCCTGCTGTTGAGGCTTTCAGGCAGAAGATTTTGGAGGCTGATAGCATCCTTTTTGCTTCCCCTGAGTACAACTACTCTGTTACTGGTATGCCATCCCTAAGCTTTCTCcttgtaatgttaattttaacGAGCTGGAGCGACTTCTACAGACAATAAACCAAAACAGAATTTCATCAGAATTGAAGTCTATCAAaaaatcttgattttgacttggtGGAAGAACTGTGAGGTGGTGAGGGTGTAGTAAGATGTAAAGTCATTGTTGGGTTCTTTTCTGATTTGCAAATATGGTACTTGTAAGAATCTTTAGAGTTGTGGTACACTAGTGTGATTGTTGAATATAAGTGCGTAGGTAAGAGAAATGCAACATTTCTGTGACTCTAACAAGTCACAAAGTTTATTACACCTTAACTGAAGATGTAAAGAGTGAAAAGTTTTAGTTCTTGTGTTTGCAAGAGATCTATGTTGGTTTTGCACAGTAATCAGTAGATTCAGAACATATTGAATGCCATTATTGAATATGCTCTAAATTAACAAAGAAACAAGATATGTTAGTTGAAAATTGTGTGATCAAGGAAAGCCATTTCAGATGCATGTTGTGTGCTATATACGTGTGATTCATGGCTAAATCACTACTTATTTTTTGTACGAGTGGGATTCAAATCTAAAGTACTACTTCTTGTAGTAGTTACTACCATGTTCTGAGTTACTAAAAGATACCTGCTGGTTCCACCTTATATCGAACGTACTGTCAAACTTTGTAATACATGTGATATAACCCATAGCTGCCTCATGTTAGGGGTGTGCATTATTCAGAGAATACCAGATTAATGGACTAAACCAATTAATTTcagtttttgaaatttcagatGTCTTCCCCCTCTATTGTGTGGATAATTCTATGTGCGGTCATAGCTTGTGAATTCAATCAGTGCAAACATGTTCTTTACCTTAAAACTAGGTCTTGCTAAAGCACTTATTAAGATGCGATTCATGATTGACCTATAAATGTCATTCTGTGACGTTACATAGATGAGGTGTAATGTGATACATCTTCAAAAGAGTGCCTCAAAGTATTAAAGGGATAATAAATACTCAAACGTAGTATACTCTTCCTAAAGTTGCATTCTGTTCTTtggaatttttcttttgaagaattttgattaaacataAGCCTTTTGAGGATATTTTGTAGTCATTTAGTTCAAAACCAGTTTATAATGTTTGTTGCAATTTGACAGAAGGCTACTTCCTTGCTTGGTTAGAGTACTTAGGAACTCTTTCTCATGTATAATGGCAGACTTTCACCACTATAGATGGTGAAGTAGAATCTCTAACTTAAAAGTTCCATGGCATTAACTGTGGTACAGGCTTATTAAACTGATTTGACTTTTCTTTATAGATTGAGGTCAGCATTGAAGGTTTTGCATAGCTAAACAATCCTGTTCACTTTATATTATTATCTGCACCAAACCAGGACCACTGAAGAATGCGATTGACTGGGCTTCTAGACCACCAAATGTTTGGGCTGATAAAGCTGCTGCCATTGTAAGCGCTGGAGGAAGTTTCGGTGGTGGGCGGGCACAGTATCATCTTCGCCAAATTGGGGTTTATCTTGATCTTCATTTTATCAATAAGCCTGAGTTTTACTTGAATGCATTTCAGCCTCCTGCAAAGTTTGATAGTGATGGCAACCTCATTGACCCATCATCCAAGCAGAAAATAAAGGAAGTTCTTCTTGCCTTGCAAGCATTTACGCTGCGGCTCCAAGGTAAGTGCTGAGTAAGTGGGTCAGTCAGGCTTTTGTCAATTGTTCGATTGTTACTGTGATGGATAAGCATTTGCTGTTTGACAATGTaatttctgtttttgtttAGATTTTCTTTGCAGTATGCTAGGTGCAATTCAAACCTTGTAATTCCCATTCACTTTATGTACTAATAATGCGTGCACTACTTACACAAAAAGTACTGCAGTAATAGTAATAATACGCACCTGATAGTCCACTGCCTTGCAAACAGCTACTTCATTACACATAGGCATTACCTGGGCGAAGATGTTGAACTTGCTATTCCTTATGCACCCAATATGCCtgaattaaattataacaCTATGAGCATACATATCATATGAACTCAGACAGTCTGCAGAATAAAGTCAGTTATTTCTAAGTTGTTGTGAGCAAGAAAATCATGCCTGTGTACTGGGTCTGTAGCGACAGTTTGCCGCTTTCTTGCTTTCAGGCTTATCTCTTGGCTTGAATGATATTGGAGATAAAATTTCTCACTTGAACGTGCAATGAATTTCATGAtgctaaatttttaaaatctttctgGACATAAAATTTGCCCATTGAGATGATTATCAGTCATAACCATGGTGGGATCATTCTGGAGCACTTCAGCAAAAATACTAGGGGTTATTCTGTAAAGCATCCTTCAGGGTATTAAGCATGTATGTACTAGTTCTCTAACCTTACTTGAATCTAAACAGGGAAGAGAGTTggaaataatttgattttaagtaaCCTTTTCAAACTTCAGGATAATTTTAGCTAGGAACAACTTGGTCATTATTTCATCTGAAGAGTCATCAATGTGTCGGGAGGGTGAGTGTGCTTCCAATTAGCAACTACCTCAAGTCCTCAAATGTTGGATCCTGTCTGTTGGTGTAATGCACTGGACATTTTAAAGAATGCATATTTCTAATATCTGCAAACGATTGAGCTGATTAGGATCAAATTAAAACCAGCTTGTATCTGCAACCCGTACTGAAACTGCCAACTTAGAAGTTGCAGTCCTGCCCTTCTTGAAGTCACATTCACAGTTACAAAAGATGCTGTTCTTTTGTAAAATAGTACTTATAATTCCAGAATTTCATTGAACTCTGTCTCTCTCCTTTAACGGGAGAGAAGACATTACCAAAGGATGTTCCTCAATCCAGTACCAGAATCTGGTTAGAACTTAAATTTACTGACAACAGTTCCCAGAAGAGCAATCTGACCTAGACAAAAGCACCCAAGAGGTGAAGATTCTGTTTATGCATTTATTCCTGTTTTCAGTTTCTAAGGCAGCATCACTCCAGGGTTCTTGCTCTGCCTAATTGTCCTCTTTAATCTATTGATGTAGGTTGCAATTTTAACCTCTCGGCGATATCAGAGTTGCCAAGGCAGAGTGGCAGAGTATCTGAGGAAGGACCTGTTCTAATACCATTCACCAAAGGAAATATTGGGCAAAGATTCCATGCTAACACAGAATACAAGCTTGGAAGAACCTCAGAACCTTATGATCAGTATGATTTGGAAACCTGCAACGGTGAAAGAAGAGTTATTAGTCAGTTTCAAGACAAGAACTTCAAGCTCAAGGATAAACTGTACAATCATAATGCAAGGGAAAGGATGTACAAAATGGCACTGGCTGCATCTTGGGTGTTGTTCCTCATTGTGTTCATGCTCAGTTACTGGGTTAAGAATGTTGAGGATGCTTGCTGCAAGAGAAATGTGTTTAGCAGGAGCCTTGATTTCTGGGTGGCCTATAGTTAAGTGCTATGTGTGTATGCCATGTAAAACTATGCATGAAAGCATagacagaataaaataaagctgtgtgattgcttgattatttAAGCAATCTCTTGAAGTGTAATCAAGCAATCTCTTGAAGTGTTTGTGTGGTTAAGTTGTCATGGTGCTGTATGTAGTGTTCCGCAGTCGCCTTGTCCTTATCTAAAAGTGTAGAACTCCAATATGCCTTTTAGAACTTAATGACATTTTCATCAGAAGATGTTGATTATTAGTGTTGAATTTTCCTTAAGGTTCTAACAGTTTGGGAATGTAACTTCCTAGTTAGCTTACCCTTTCTCTTTTACAACTTTCCATTATGAGGAACTCTTGAGGAGAAATATCCAGTAACTTGCACCAGTAAGGAAAATTCTGAAATGGAAACCTTTGAGACACATGACATTTGAGAAGTCCAGGAAACAGTCAAAGTACTTAGTTTTACTTTAGGGGTGATTAACTGATTACTAGTTCCGTTTCCAAATACATTATCTTAACAAGGGCCCTGAAAAACACAACTTTCCATTGATTAAttgaaaactt
Proteins encoded in this region:
- the LOC18587204 gene encoding NADPH:quinone oxidoreductase, whose amino-acid sequence is MEALQAAKPVIKVAALCGSLRKGSYNRGLLRTALEISKESINGMQIEYIDISPLPMLNTDLEDNGKYPPAVEAFRQKILEADSILFASPEYNYSVTGPLKNAIDWASRPPNVWADKAAAIVSAGGSFGGGRAQYHLRQIGVYLDLHFINKPEFYLNAFQPPAKFDSDGNLIDPSSKQKIKEVLLALQAFTLRLQGCNFNLSAISELPRQSGRVSEEGPVLIPFTKGNIGQRFHANTEYKLGRTSEPYDQYDLETCNGERRVISQFQDKNFKLKDKLYNHNARERMYKMALAASWVLFLIVFMLSYWVKNVEDACCKRNVFSRSLDFWVAYS